A portion of the Callithrix jacchus isolate 240 chromosome 13, calJac240_pri, whole genome shotgun sequence genome contains these proteins:
- the LOC118142826 gene encoding NUT family member 2G: protein MASNGACPVLEPGVTENPGAMPVSTALFTTPPPGPAHGPPLVTAVVPPGGPPLLSAFPGTPLVAGQDGRAPNWTGASDIFGQMMTEMGSVKVPQAQTSVLTQAPLVWQAPGAVCEGVACPPPRPLAAAPVVPAMAAHILGGTQACEGGWSQGLPPPAPPPAPQLAPIMDPGNACPWPQGAHGEGGQASTQAKAQPDDSCNPKSVYENFRLWQHYKPLAQRHLPQSPDMEALSCFFIPVLRDLARQKPSMTLEEGLWRATQEWQHTSNFDRMIYYEMAAKFLEFEAEEEMQIQNSKWMKGPQCLPPPALRRLEPRGLSALDVVKEPVYLPSKAGPKAPPACLPPPRPQQPAETKAHLPPPRPQPPVETEAPEEIPPEVVQEYVDIMEELLGPPIGATGELKGQQEEGEVEKEEDGMLLDPGILSYVDNLCSQKDFVTKVEAVIHPRFLEELLSPDPQMDFLALSQELEQEEGLTLAQVAEKRLQSLEEEWLERAAPSHSATQLDSISSKPAAGQGAERDVPGPQQGVSMETCAPQTAARDPQGQGTVCTQMARSKNPVVLLERLDSRTLRAARPNSPPQDHRPTPKTASLDPQGRGRVHTGMARSINPVVLLERLDSRWLRAARPDSPPQDQRPTCPGVGTHNTWGLPGASPVKESCRLSKGSGEEEREIPGMVSVVGTNYRLRPWKLSQSPVPPQAPAPTTKSKKRALSRGPSPAVQTPHLRPGLRVSGAQSLAWGLGNPSQSRKRKGDLLLSNRKKKQHRSQYRDRAGSLVPIPNGGALNSRTLRASGASKQTSPPVLTLLGLSLMGEGGKGKGGREWGAIPWGSRV from the exons ATGGCTTCAAATGGAG CATGCCCAGTGCTGGAACCGGGTGTGACTGAGAACCCCGGGGCCATGCCAGTATCCACGGCTCTGTTCACCACACCTCCTCCTGGCCCAGCACACGGGCCACCCCTCGTGACTGCAGTGGTTCCTCCAGGCGGCCCTCCACTGCTGTCTGCCTTCCCCGGGACCCCCCTGGTGGCAGGACAGGATGGCCGCGCCCCAAACTGGACTGGGGCTTCTGACATCTTTGGCCAGATGATGACAGAAATGGGGTCTGTGAAGGTCCCTCAGGCACAGACCTCGGTCCTAACTCAGGCCCCCCTTGTCTGGCAGGCTCCAGGTGCCGTCTGTGAGGGCGTCGCATGTCCACCTCCACGACCCCTGGCAGCTGCCCCTGTGGTGCCCGCTATGGCTGCTCACATCCTTGGGGGCACCCAGGCCTGCGAGGGAGGCTGGTCCCAGGGCCTTCCTCCTCCAGCACCACCACCGGCTCCTCAGCTGGCCCCCATCATGGACCCAGGGAATGCTTGTCCATGGCCACAAGGGGCTCATGGAGAGGGAGGCCAGGCTTCCACCCAGGCCAAGGCCCAACCTGACGATTCCTGCAACCCCAAGAGCGTGTATGAGAACTTCCGACTCTGGCAGCACTACAAGCCCCTGGCCCAGAGGCACCTTCCCCAGAGTCCGGACATGGAAGCgctttcctgtttcttcat CCCAGTTCTCAGAGACCTGGCCCGGCAGAAGCCCAGCATGACCCTGGAGGAGGGACTGTGGCGGGCCACGCAGGAATGGCAGCACACGAGCAACTTTGACCGGATGATCTACTATGAGATGGCAGCAAA gttcctggagtttgaggctgaggaggagatgCAGATTCAGAACTCGAAGTGGATGAAGGGGCCCCAGTGCCTGCCTCCTCCAGCCCTACGGAGGCTTGAACCTCGGGGACTGTCAGCCCTTGACGTGGTCAAGGAGCCAG tgtACCTTCCCAGCAAGGCCGGTCCCAAGGCcccgcctgcctgcctgccaccacCCAGGCCCCAGCAGCCAGCGGAGACCAAGGCccacctgccaccacccaggCCCCAGCCGCCAGTGGAGACCGAGGCCCCCGAGGAGATACCCCCTGAAGTGGTGCAGGAGTATGTGGACATCATGGAGGAGCTGCTGGGGCCTCCCATTGGGGCCACGGGGGAGCTCAAGGGACAACAGGAAGAGGGCGaagtggagaaggaagaggaCGGGATGCTTCTAGACCCAGGCATCCTGAGCTACGTCGACAATCTGTGTTCCCAGAAAGACTTCGTCACCAAG GTGGAGGCCGTCATTCATCCCCGATTCCTGGAAGAATTGCTTTCCCCAGATCCACAGATGGATTTCTTGGCCCTAAGCcaggagctggagcaggaggaaggactCACCCTTGCCCAG GTAGCAGAGAAGCGCCTCCAATCCTTGGAGGAGGAATGGCTTGAGAGGGCAGCTCCTAGTCACAGTGCCACCCAGCTGGACTCAATCTCTTCTAAGCCTGCAGCGGGCCAAGGAGCAGAGAGAGATGTCCCTGGCCCCCAACAAGGGGTCAGCATGGAAACCTGCGCACCCCAGACAGCTGCCCGGGACCCTCAGGGGCAAGGCACAGTGTGCACTCAGATGGCCAGGTCCAAAAACCCTGTTGTGCTTCTGGAGAGGCTGGATTCTCGCACGCTGAGGGCTGCCCGGCCAAACTCTCCTCCCCAGGATCACAGACCCACCCCCAAGACGGCTTCCCTGGACCCTCAGGGACGAGGCAGGGTGCACACGGGGATGGCCAGGTCCATAAACCCTGTTGTGCTCCTGGAGAGGCTGGATTCCCGCTGGCTGAGGGCTGCCCGGCCAGACTCTCCTCCCCAGGACCAGAGACCCACCTGCCCAGGTGTGGGGACCCATAACACCTGGGGTCTCCCTGGAGCCTCTCCCGTCAAGGAGTCATGCAGGCTGTCTAAGGGGTCaggtgaggaggagagggaaatCCCTGGTATGGTTTCTGTCGTGGGTACAAACTACAGGCTGCGGCCCTGGAAGCTGTCCCAGAGCCCTGTCCCACCCCAAGCACCCGCTCCCACCACCAAGTCCAAGAAGCGAGCTCTCTCCAGAGGCCCATCCCCTGCTGTTCAGACGCCCCACCTAAGGCCTGGGCTCAGAGTCTCTGGGGCACAGTCCCTGGCTTGGGGGCTGGGTAACCCCTCACAGTCTCGAAAGAGAAAGGGTGACCTCCTGCTCTCTAACAGGAAGAAAAAGCAGCATCGTAGCCAGTACAGAGACAGGGCAGGCTCGCTGGTGCCAATCCCCAATGGTGGGGCTCTCAACTCTCGGACCCTCAGGGCATCAGGTGCCTCAAAGCAGACTTCTCCCCCAGTGCTGACCTTACTGGGCCTTAGCTTGATGGGGGAGGGTGGGAAAGGGAAGggtggcagggagtggggagcaaTACCTTGGGGGTCTCGTGTGTAA
- the LOC103791237 gene encoding syncytin-1-like isoform X1: MWPLLAVISTLLSTVRSGFGQQYDLNQVLNSVYGEPCECKGGIILSTPSSFTSQVDCGTRTAYHTGYGGRTNYKCVDKPTIATTSPGSPQPACNCSTEIHLSVHSSCYKTYTTCIRNNKTYFTAWIDGKRGGSFGGDWASTSPLGITYKYAIAPCPALGKMACWESSPSIGISDGGGPHDQMRSHHVKEILKTLFPTISYHPISLPKSRQIDLDVQTQNLLKAVHSFLLHSNSSLANNCWICMPLGTPMPLALPTIPNFSTNGTLRLPFAVQPLSNLCTNVTCYQKPLMNNSYDIDLGSITSSCNCSKFINSNSSMYAPAGQSFVCGSNMAFSYLPRNWTGICMVASLFPDASIVSGDDPIPLPSFDVIVSRKKRAIQFIPLLATLGVTAALSTGAAGLGYSLHSYHQLSLQLINDVDLLSSTIQVIQDQLDSLAEVVLQNRRGLDLLTAEKGGLCLALDEKCCFYANRSGIVRDKIKTLQENLAARRKALLDNPLWGGLNGILPYLLPLLGPLIGFLLLLSVAPCFFQFLQPRFQELTRLTIHQMLLQPTPRHSNYAYHPLPTSQTL, from the coding sequence ATGTGGCCCCTACTCGCTGTAATTTCCACTCTCTTATCCACAGTTCGTAGTGGATTTGGGCAACAGTATGATCTCAACcaagttttaaattctgtttatggtGAGCCCTGTGAATGCAAAGGAGGGATTATACTCTCTACGCCCTCATCCTTCACTAGTCAAGTTGATTGTGGAACACGTACAGCCTACCATACTGGCTACGGCGGCAGGACAAACTATAAATGCGTTGACAAACCCACCATAGCAACAACTTCCCCAGGGTCTCCCCAACCAGCCTGTAACTGTTCCACAGAAATTCATCTGTCTGTCCACAGCAGTTGCTATAAGACTTACACCACTTGCATAAggaataataaaacctattttacAGCCTGGATTGATGGCAAACGTGGTGGCTCATTTGGAGGTGACTGGGCCTCTACCTCTCCACTGGGCATCACCTATAAATATGCCATTGCTCCCTGCCCGGCTTTAGGAAAAATGGCATGTTGGGAAAGCAGCCCAAGCATTGGTATCAGTGATGGAGGAGGCCCACATGACCAAATGAGGTCCCACCATGTTAAAGAGATCCTAAAGACCTTGTTTCCCACCATATCTTACCACCCCATATCCTTACCCAAGTCTCGACAGATAGACTTAGATGTCCAAACCCAAAATCTCCTCAAAGCAGTTCACAGTTTCCTCCTACATAGCAATTCCTCATTAGCTAACAACTGCTGGATCTGTATGCCTCTGGGTACACCTATGCCTCTAGCCTTACCTACAATTCCTAACTTTAGCACCAATGGAACTCTCCGTCTTCCTTTTGCAGTTCAACCCTTGTCAAACCTCTGTACTAATGTCACTTGCTATCAAAAGCCCCTCATGAATAATTCCTATGACATTGACTTAGGTTCAATCACGAGTTCCTGTAACTGTTCCAAATTTATAAATAGCAACTCCAGCATGTACGCCCCTGCCGGACAAAGTTTTGTCTGCGGGAGCAACATGGCCTTCTCTTACCTACCTCGAAACTGGACAGGAATATGTATGGTGGCCTCCTTGTTTCCTGATGCCAGCATAGTTTCTGGGGATGATCCCATCCCTCTTCCCAGCTTCGATGTGATCGTGAGCAGGAAAAAGCGGGCAATTCAGTTCATTCCTCTGCTAGCTACCCTTGGAGTAACCGCTGCCCTATCCACAGGGGCTGCAGGACTTGGCTATTCTTTACATTCTTATCATCAGCTCTCCCTCCAactgattaatgatgttgatttACTTTCATCCACTATACAGGTTATTCAGGATCAGCTTGATTCCTTAGCTGAGGTGGTCCTGCAAAACCGCCGAGGCCTAGACCTACTTACCGCAGAAAAAGGAGGACTATGCCTGGCACTAGATGAAAAGTGCTGTTTCTACGCCAACCGCTCTGGCATTGTTAGAGATAAGATAAAAACCCTCCAAGAAAATTTAGCCGCAAGAAGAAAGGCACTCCTCGACAACCCACTATGGGGAGGGCTGAACGGCATCCTACCCTATCTCCTCCCCCTTCTCGGTCCCCTCATAggatttctccttctcttatcaGTTGCCCCatgtttctttcagtttctacagCCCCGGTTTCAGGAACTCACCCGGCTCACCATCCATCAGATGTTACTACAGCCAACCCCTCGTCATTCCAATTACGCATACCACCCTCTGCCGACTTCCCAGACTCTTTGA